The nucleotide sequence ataaaacctatacaatcgaacctatataattgaaatttaacaacaaaaaaaacaaacaattcgatcacaaaacaacaatgcaataagattcaaaaaacttacttgtttttgtgattgaaattggtttggaatgacttcaaattgctcaaaatAGCACCTAGGAgaataaaaaacgtaacaatgagttttggaaactcctatgtctGTTATGTTCTTATAACAAATTTTCGGCAGTTAACAGCCGAGATTTTCCTCAGTAGTTAACTGCAACCGGTTTTTACATTCCGGAGACAAAATCGTATTTTACTTGCATGCTTTGAAatatgtcaacaacaatttttatcGAAGGAGCACAAATCGTATCATCGTCTCATTTATGATAACAATGATGGATGTGAACTTCTAATTTGAATAGACAACATTCATCAGTATTGATATTTTGAGTGATTTACAACCACAAGTTAGCCGTAGACAAATTTTCAAAGTGATATTCATTTTAGAACGTGTCTATTTATTGGtttaaaacaaagaaattttGTGTAGTACCATATTAAGTAGacaaaaagaagataaatataTTCTCAtacatcttatcttatcttaataTTATGTAAAGATAAAAGCTATAGAGATAGAAATCAAAGAAAATGTAATTAAGTTGAAAAAGGGGGGAAAAGTGTTTTTCAATAACACCCACGTCTCTAATTACATGCCGATTTTTTCTTACATTCTCATTCAACTATATTGGTGACAACTAGGATACCCATGGAAGAAtagtgggtaatttaccccaaccaatagacattagccacataaacacatttttaagtggtatccataaactatcttaactccaccaacaaattgctcattttcattgattgGTGGATAAATTACctaccattcttcaaaggtaatctagaaaaaaccaactATATTTCACTATCATGTCATTTTATCGTatcattttgttatattatttcttaaaagatATCTCTACAAACATGCTCGACTTACTATGTTCTTTATCATATCCATGGCAAATTGAAGACATATCACACATTTATAACGCAAGTAAAGTTCTAGTgtctaaacaaaaatttatctcTCTCAAATAATTTTAAGACTTGTCTTGAAAAAACATAAGCATAAATGGCAGTAAACTAAAATCTAAGGAACGATGGAACCACACACATGGCCCTTGGTCTTTATTGATACCCCTCTCTAGCACTCTATAGACCGCACCAATGCCTGATGGCCTCCGGGATACCTAGGATCTAGCAAATCCTCATGCTAACATAGAGGAatccatctttgctccatttgcCTTTGCTCAATTTACCCCATTTACCTTGATGGATGTGTGACACGTGTTAAAAGAATATCCAATGGTTGAAATTAAAAAGGGAAAGATAGGTAATAAAACAAAATCCCTAGCCTACTACTGTTCACCTTCTCCTTCACGTCCCCTTCCCTTCACCACCTGTAACCAGCCTCTTGTTGCCGCCCACCGGTAATCACTACATCACCGCCATCTCTTTGTATCGTtgtcgtcatcatcatcatgaatcAGCCCATCACCGCCACCATCACAAATCAACCAATCGTAGCCGCCATTACAAATCAGCTCATCATCGCCACCGTCACAAAGCAACCAATCGTAGCCGCCGTTCCAAATCAGCCCATCGTGGCTGCCATCACAACGACGGCGTTTTCATGTGATTGAGAAACAGGTTGAGTTTGCGTGGATTATCTCCCCAGTGTCATTAAAACTAACCGCTGAATTTATTTGTTGGTTATTTATCACagaataaataatttttgttttgtatttttgtaattataaTTGTTGGGTAAAAGGATAATACCAGAGATCCACCGCCGAAAATGAAGcttcttatattttgaaatatgcaTCAGTTATGGAAAATATACAGAGAGGCAACAGATCTGGAAAAAATACAGAGGTCGTGTTTCTAGAATTAATCACATGCGTGTTTGTTTatctttccttttttaatttcaaCCGTTGGATATTCTTTTAACATGTGTCACACATGCATGAAGGTAAATGGGATAAATTGAGCAAAGgcaaatggagcaaagatggactCAACATAGAGAGCCATAAAAACCGAAttaggatcctctccatttgctTATATCTTTGTTTCTTCCATTTATATCATGCATCCTTCCTATTTatatccttatttaatttcaaaatcttaTAAGTTTTTAGATGAGCCTGTCTCACCTGAAACCCTTCCAAACTGTATGAATAAATGGGTGGAGATAGGCCATCATATGATAATTGGCAACCGTTGTTCATGCTAGATTGATGTTTTGAGCCCGAACTCGCCCATTGTctaaacttaatattttttttaaaaataattacctCATCCGTACACGATCTAAAGAGATTTGACCTTACATATTCTCCTTAATTTAATGTGCAATCAATCGGTGTGtatcaaaaaatgaaacaattaaaCTCAAGTGGTTCATAAAGTTCGTTAAACgacaaataatttaagaaaaatttgttttatttttcgaTAAAAATCCGTAGTATTGAGCTTCTTTCTATGAAAAGTAGTTTAAGTTTTGTAAAACACCTAATTGATTGATTAGTATCCTCTCTCTTAGCCAAACGAATCATACATAATTAGAGTTTCCCACATCACACGTCATACCCTCGTCTCGTTTATATACTCTGATAGAACCTCTTCTTCTCTCACACAAAAACGACACAACACAATTCAccactcttcttcttcttcttctctcaaatTCTCACACTTATTTAGAtttacaaatacaaaatcaaaatcaaacagaAAAGTAAATTATGGGTTTACAAAGCCAGCTAAACGACGTGTCGTCTGATTCAATTCCTTTACTTGTTCTGATGCACATAGCCACCTGCGTCAATTACATCCGTTCGATGCTTCTCAATTTCCTCCAATCCATAGGTCTCTCACGCCTCCAAACTGATCAGATCGTCGACGATCACTTCATCGCCGCCGTCGGATCGGGTCTCGCCGGACTCATCATGCTCTCCGATCAACTCTCCCTCAACAATCAATTCTTCTACAAATACGAAGACGCCGCTTCCGCCGACAATCACCGCTGCGTCTTCTGCCAATCCAACTTCGAAAACGGCGATCATGTTCGTAAGCTTCCTTGCCGCCACGTCTTCCACCGTCACTGTCTCAACGGTTGGTTCCACCGCTTCAACTTCAATTGTCCGTTATGCCGTTGTTCGCTACACTCCGACGAGCGCGTGGCACTCACCGAACGCCGTGTCGGTAGCCAACTCATCTCATGGTTCACCCTTCGTTGATGCGATGCACACTCACTCCATCATTTTCCTTCAAATCCCAATTTTACCCTTTAcctttttatctatttttcatAGGGTAATAATAggataaatttttcattttacagtcagtattgagtttttttacattttttgaaaggGTGTTTGAGAAACCCTTTTTTGGGCTGATGTAAATTTTGGACTCCTGTGTTTATGGGTAATAACTGGAGACATTAGCAAGTTTCTGCAAAATTTGATTacactttttttcttcagttAAAGTCAAGTATAATTCAAACGTTTCTTGATACACTTTTTCCGGCTTTTGTCACATAAATAACGCCAAACGATTGGTTGAACTGAAAGAGCATTGCTATTTATCTAAAGAGTTTTAATAGAAAATTTATCAAGTAAAGATGTTAGCAAATACATTGGTTTGAAatctttttgataaattttgtcACTGTAtctatcattttcaaaaaaaaaaaaatgacatccTTGTAAAAAGAAGAAGTTGAAAAATGACATTCAAGTACAAAAAAGAAGGTAAAATATGTCCACTGAAAATTTGTACATTACCAATCGTAGCCATTGTAGTAGTAGTTGATAAATATGGTTGGAATCAATTAGTTCCtgttttttggataaaaaatgCGACAGATACATGAGGGAATCGATTAGTTTCTgttaaaattgagttgaagataaattgattaatatttggatacttgaataataataataatttttaggaAATGCTAACAACTTATATTTTTCCATTcctttgaaatattaaattataaagcaattaatttagtttcattttttttttgtctatagtGTGTAATAGACTCTGTTTTCGTATAAAACCAATTTTCCATCAAACCTGCCTTCAATGAAAGGGAACATTGGCATTAGTAGTACAACTACAATCATTTAGATTTTCGTGGGACGAAGGAGACGTGGAGTGAGTGAAAATGGACATGCGTACATCACGATTAATAATGTTTTGTTCGGAAGCATTAGGAAAAAATTGAGGGCAAACGAGAGAAAATGAAGtcgacattttttttaaatggagaTAAAAAAATAGACACTTGTGTTGTTGGGTAGAAAATCCTCAGCAAATAGAAAGTGAGCATttacaaaaggaaaatgttttttttaaggagcgaaaggaaaatgttaactagtaataaaataaaattagtgtaTGAATTTTAAATCTTGTAGTCAAAGTTTAGAAAGTATAAaaaatactccttccgttttaaaataagtgtcgtTTTAGAAAGAGAATgtttattttactaaattatccttattaactattgattagttttaaaagtaatactttggaagtaatGTGCAAAATATTAATTGGagagtacaattgaaaagaaaaagttattattgcattggaaactgaaaacgatatttattttgaaacatttttttttttattaaagtgacatccattttgaaacggatggagtatatttttaatgtaaagttttcttattttattttcttaactagtATTTGAGGTATTAGTTAACATGTCTCTTAAAACTATATTTatctcattatttttttctcttcaatttcaatttcaattctccaacaaaataaatagattagTATTTGCTCATATAAGCAACTGCTTTAGACTTTAGACAACAAAAATCGTAGCAGCCACATATAATAACCGAATGACATACTCTCAAGTGGGCGAAAACAAACTGGTGGAGTACAAGGTCTCCTATGCTGCCTACTTTCATCAATCACTTAAActccatttttttaatcaaatgatACAATTATTAGTCCTATAAGGTGTAACTGTGGGGATAAAAGACTTTAAAACATTGATTTATTCAGACAAACAATACATATTCTAACAcacattttttaacatattttttatgattggttaaaattcacataagTCCCATCAAATTATGTGGGTTCCATATAAATTTGGTGGGtctcatgtgaattttaacaaataaaaaaaagtgtgttgAAAAATATAGGTTAAAATATGTGTTGCTAACATTTTTGACTGTGACACATGTTCAAACATACAATGTTTCATCTCCTTCACATTTAATTTAGTATGTCAATTACTGCTAGACATGAAATTGCTGCAGGATATTGATCACAAtcaccttaaaaatataatttctcaatCAATGTTTAGACAAATGGTTCACTTAGGGTGAATACATTTTAGgatatttaaaactaaaaacaaaattatcttacttctctaaaaaaaaaaaatatcttacttTAAATAGTAAACTATCAAATTAGATTTTGAAATGATCAGACCCTAAATTTACAAAATAGTAAATTCATTCCTCTTTTATATTGAATCACGTCCCTCAAAATactcattttatcaaataacTATGTTCAAAGGTGTTGAGACGTTTAGATGATATTATCGGTTGTTCACATTAGTAACATTTTAACAATTTATGCATTAGAATAAAAGACTCAACATGTATATCATGCATCCATAATATTTATATCCttattgaaattcaaaatcTGAAAATGCTGATATAATTATCTGACGAGAATATTATGATGTAATTAACTATGACATATTAAAACCATTTAGAGCAAGTATTACAATGGGTGAAAAACAAGCGGTCTATATATGACAGAGCAATGATGTAAGCAACCTGAGTCTCTGATATCATTAGGCATTagcaagaacaacaacaaacgGTCCAGATTGTGAAGTGTGGAGAAATGTAGGACCATTGAAAACCTCCCTTGTTTTCTGGGTCAGTCCTAGTTGTAGTTgttattgtttgttgttgtgTCTCTCTTCTctacaataacaacaataaggttctttccaaatttttaaaTCTCACATGCCCCATTGAAGACTAGAAAGGGCATGTGTTTCCAAATTCTCAAATCTAACATTCCAATTCAAAACTAGAATTATGTCCTTATACATGCATATTTTGGTTCTATTGTGTACAAACATTTAAAAGAAAGAACAGTGATCTGTTATCGTagagacaattaaaaataaggaGTATATAATTTCAAGTTATAGGTACACCATAtacttttatattataaatatttgtggGTGACGGTGTTCCTTTTGGATCAAAACTCGTGGTGTTGAATCCACCAAACCAAAGTACTTGGATAACAAGCTTATTCATTTACTACCGTGTGTTTGTTTTTAGTGTTGCACGTTCCAAAATACTACATCGacttaatattaaaaagtactccataattttcattataaacaaattaatcacgcgtttatgtataaaaaaagtaacaaaacacGCCCCAGTTGTTAGACGATCCAAAAttcaaattagattttttttttttttttttaaatctataaaatttaactttaaatCAAAACTGTCTAATTAATAACTATAATTGAAGAACCGGGATAGATACATATGACTGTACACAACCTGAATCTTATATATTGATGTTggtatgaaatgattttatgctCTTGGCATAcaatattttatagtttttcaacgtagttttaattaattttctttgaattttatcATCTCAGAGTCAAGACAATGAGCGTAGAACAGCACAATGATTGCTATATTTGAATAGTTTGGTAGAACTACTGGATACTGAGTACAAGATGCTTACACTGTCATTTTCATAGTTTTGTTGTCTCTCATTTTAGAAGTAATCAATAAGCAGCTTTCGTAGAAGTAATCAacttttatacattttttcactaattgcaattttcaatttggtcaattttttctttccatattCCCCTCCATTGTGCTATACAGAACTACCAGAGGAGTTTCTTGCCAACAAAACTTGTTAAACAGATATCATTTTTGGGTTTTATTAATTGTTCAAAATTACTCTAGGCTCACCGTTTTCTAATAGCTTTTGTCCAAAATCTAATTGTCTCTTGTCTTAGAAAACgtttaatttcttcttttaacaTTGTTTTTAAATGTAAGACtcttgtttattaaaaaatatggtatAAATTCTTCACCAAGTGATTGATCTCAAGTGATCAGTAAACTCCaataaaagatgaattgttCGGAAGAATCAAAATTCGAttctttgataaaataattttttgtcggATTATATTTACCTCACGGCTGAACTCTGAATTATCAAGACTTTATCTAAgaacaaaaagttaacaaatataTACACCAAAACAAGGCGAAGGCTAGCGTGGGAGAGTGACTTAGGTCACTCATGGGGAGTGAGTAATCTGGTCCGTTTGATTATAATACACCATCATGAATATTATACactatatattttaattattttatcttcctattttcttttgattctGTCTCATCCTTCTGACTCTCTCTCCATTGTTGGAACTCACACCACTAGTTACATTCTCTTTCCATCAGCACTCACCATCCGAAGAacattttttcatcaattttttttttttatttgtagttAGGAATTTCATCCACACCCAGAACTTTTCTTTTTGTGTCCCATTTTTTGGATGGATTGTGAACCTTACCATTCTGTTTGATTCTTCTTTTTGGGTTCATGTTTACATTTTATGCTTCTTGATTTTGTTggattcacaaaaaaaaaaaattgaggaagaagaagagaggaatTACAATCTGAGTGTCTTAAAAGATGAAATATTTACAAATCTTGAGAAATAGGAAAAAATTCAACcacttgttatattttattcatGTAACACCACTCTTTTGAACAAAATCATGAAACagtaattaaaaatcaaacaagaCAACactaaattattgaaaaaaattcatatagaaaaaaaaaaataaaagtgcatAAACgtgaaaattggaattttgtggaaaagaggaagagatgcccattttaatatttgttaatGACATGCAACCGATGGATTCTAAGAGAAAGGTTGAAAAAAATCCAGCCTTGTGTCAAAGATGAATCCAGTATTTTCTtccttaattttgttaaaaaaagatgatttcagtggtgatttttgtttgtttaacaCAGTCTCAGCGAAAATGATGAACAACTCTGGCATGGAGAGAGGAGAATGAACAAGGCACTGAGGTAGGCgtagagagagagaaggaactCTAGAATAGGATG is from Medicago truncatula cultivar Jemalong A17 chromosome 1, MtrunA17r5.0-ANR, whole genome shotgun sequence and encodes:
- the LOC25485456 gene encoding E3 ubiquitin-protein ligase RHA2A; translated protein: MGLQSQLNDVSSDSIPLLVLMHIATCVNYIRSMLLNFLQSIGLSRLQTDQIVDDHFIAAVGSGLAGLIMLSDQLSLNNQFFYKYEDAASADNHRCVFCQSNFENGDHVRKLPCRHVFHRHCLNGWFHRFNFNCPLCRCSLHSDERVALTERRVGSQLISWFTLR